In Festucalex cinctus isolate MCC-2025b chromosome 21, RoL_Fcin_1.0, whole genome shotgun sequence, one genomic interval encodes:
- the LOC144010307 gene encoding alpha-1,6-mannosyl-glycoprotein 2-beta-N-acetylglucosaminyltransferase-like, giving the protein MRFRLAKKNLLVLLGVCFVVWTLLVSARVLSVSENGSSDVNNQANPGTRSSDAVKFDFSGSLSELRQSVYVANFKQHVLNAERFPGDPQLVLVVQVHNRPEYLRLLVKSLEKAAEVGSFLLIFSHDYFSAEINAIVQGITFCKVLQIYFPFSTQLYPTEFPGQDPRDCPRDISKDDAIKTGCLNAQHPDSYRHYREASVTQTKHHWWWKLHFVWERVQAMQGYGGFVIFLEEDNYILPDFFHLYQSMVEYKKNSCQDCDMLALGNHNDFTGFPTLSNKVLTTGWMSTKHNIGMAVSREVYYKMMACSSDFCTYDDYNWDWTLQHLSGTCISKPIKVLVAQGSRVLHTGDCGLHQKQNCRPEWASQKIEETLKIAKDGLFPSSLILTAAEAAQHKDHMKNGGWGDVRDHILCTNYAKRL; this is encoded by the coding sequence ATGAGGTTTCGGCTGGCTAAAAAGAATCTGCTGGTGCTTTTGGGCGTTTGCTTTGTGGTTTGGACTCTTTTGGTTTCCGCACGTGTGCTGTCAGTTTCAGAGAACGGATCAAGTGACGTGAATAATCAAGCCAATCCGGGCACACGCTCGAGCGATGCAGTCAAGTTTGACTTTTCGGGGTCACTGTCCGAGCTGAGGCAATCCGTCTACGTTGCCAATTTCAAGCAACACGTTTTGAACGCTGAGCGCTTTCCAGGGGATCCCCAGCTGGTGCTGGTCGTGCAGGTCCACAACAGACCGGAATACCTCCGACTTCTCGTCAAGTCTCTGGAGAAAGCTGCAGAGGTCGGCAGCTTCCTCCTCATCTTCAGCCATGACTATTTTTCAGCGGAAATCAACGCCATTGTGCAAGGCATCACTTTCTGCAAGGTACTGCAAATTTATTTCCCTTTCAGCACTCAGCTGTATCCCACTGAGTTTCCTGGGCAGGATCCGCGGGACTGCCCGCGGGACATATCCAAAGACGATGCCATCAAAACAGGATGCCTCAATGCGCAGCACCCGGACTCTTACAGACACTACAGAGAAGCCTCCGTCACTCAAACCAAACATCACTGGTGGTGGAAGTTGCACTTTGTGTGGGAGCGAGTGCAAGCGATGCAGGGCTACGGCGGATTTGTCATATTTCTGGAGGaggacaactacattttgccaGACTTTTTCCATTTATATCAATCAATGGTTGAGTACAAGAAGAACAGCTGCCAGGATTGTGATATGCTGGCTTTGGGAAACCATAATGACTTCACTGGTTTCCCCACACTGTCTAACAAGGTTTTGACCACTGGGTGGATGTCCACAAAACACAACATAGGCATGGCCGTCTCCAGAGAGGTGTACTACAAGATGATGGCCTGCAGCAGTGACTTCTGCACGTATGATGATTACAACTGGGACTGGACGCTGCAGCACCTTTCCGGCACTTGCATTTCCAAGCCTATAAAAGTGCTCGTGGCTCAGGGCTCTCGGGTTCTTCACACTGGAGACTGCGGGCTGCACCAGAAGCAGAACTGCAGACCAGAATGGGCCTCACAGAAGATCGAGGAGACACTTAAGATAGCGAAAGATGGCCTTTTCCCTTCTTCTCTCATCCTTACTGCTGCTGAAGCAGCTCAACATAAGGACCACATGAAGAATGGAGGGTGGGGAGATGTCCGAGATCATATTCTATGCACTAACTATGCCAAACggctttaa
- the brox gene encoding BRO1 domain-containing protein BROX translates to MAHWFHRNPLKATAPVSFNYYGVAGSPAANKICNDLRTTRARLLEMFTDVTCNAEIMKSATDAYFSLLQCFIASFDGTTQDNKMRYIQNFKWTDTLQGNIPSAQQDAIFELVSMAFNVALWYTKFASRLAGKENVSEDEAKVVHRSLKVAAGIFKNLREVHIPRLITPAEKGRDLDPRVIDAYIIQSQAEAQEVTIARAIELKHNASIVAALASETANFYQKADHTLNTLDPECSSKWRKYLQLKFFFYMAYAYCYHGQTLLANDKCGEAIRSLQEAEKAYSRAEELCKEYRHTKGPGTTAKPSEQLFFLKLGGFIKNTLDKCQRENGFIYFHKVPAEPPQLELKANYGLVEPVPFELPSPSEQCTPEVYATFDLTKGAKNDKAKPKEEEVKPMKEPDLKPQKDTGCTIS, encoded by the exons ATGGCACACTGGTTTCACCGAAACCCTCTGAAGGCTACAGCGCCTGTGTCCTTTAATTATTATGGCGTTGCAGGGAGCCCAGCTGCCAATAAAATCTGCAA CGACTTAAGGACAACGAGGGCAAGGCTGCTGGAGATGTTTACAGATGTCACCTGCAATGCAGAGATCATGAAAAGTGCCACAGATGCATACTTCTCTCTCCTGCAAT GCTTTATTGCATCATTTGATGGAACCACACAGGACAACAAGATGAGGTATATTCAGAACTTCAAATGGACGGATACTTTACAAGGGAACATACCAAG TGCCCAACAAGATGCAATCTTCGAGCTGGTCTCCATGGCCTTCAACGTAGCGCTCTGGTACACCAAGTTCGCCTCGAGACTTGCTGGAAAAGAAAA CGTCTCAGAGGATGAAGCTAAAGTTGTGCACCGTAGCCTGAAGGTTGCTGCTGGAATCTTCAAAAATCTTAGG GAGGTCCACATCCCCCGTCTCATCACCCCTGCAGAAAAAGGTCGAGACTTGGATCCCAGAGTGATTGATGCGTACATCATCCAGTCTCAGGCAGAAGCGCAAGAAG TGACAATCGCCAGAGCCATTGAACTGAAGCACAATGCCTCAATTGTCGCAGCGTTGGCATCTGAGACGGCAAATTTTTATCAGAAAGCTG ATCACACTCTAAACACTTTGGATCCCGAGTGCAGCAGCAAATGGAGGAAGTATCTCCAGCTGAAGTTCTTCTTCTATATGGCTTAT GCGTACTGCTATCACGGACAGACACTGCTGGCGAACGATAAGTGCGGTGAGGCGATCCGATCTCTCCAAGAAGCGGAAAAGG CTTATTCCCGTGCTGAGGAGCTGTGTAAAGAGTATCGTCACACCAAAGGTCCGGGCACCACGGCCAAACCGTCTGAGCAGCTTTTCTTCCTCAAATTGGGTGGCTTCATTAAGAACACGCTGGATAAGTGCCAGAGAGAAAATGGCTTCAT atactTCCACAAGGTGCCAGCTGAACCTCCCCAGCTCGAGTTGAAGGCAAACTATGGCCTGGTTGAGCCAGTCCCCTTCGAGCTGCCATCCCCCAGTGAGCAGTGTACTCCTGAAGTTTATGCCACCTTTGACCTTACCAAGGGAGCCAAAAATGACAAG